A single Bos mutus isolate GX-2022 chromosome 16, NWIPB_WYAK_1.1, whole genome shotgun sequence DNA region contains:
- the LZIC gene encoding protein LZIC produces MASRGKTETSKLKQNLEEQLDRLMQQLQDLEECREELDTDEYEETKKETLEQLSEFNDSLKKIMSGNMTLVDELSGMQLAIQAAISQAFKTPEVIRLFAKKQPGQLRTRLAEMDRDLMVGKLARDLYTQQKVEILTALRKLGEKLTADDENFLSANAGAILSQFEKVSTDLGSGDKVLALASFEVEKTKK; encoded by the exons ATGGCTTCCAGAGGAAAGACAGAGACAAGCAAATTAAAGCAGAATTTAGAAGAACAGTTGGATAGACTAATGCAGCAATTACAAGACCTGGAGGAATGCAG AGAGGAACTTGATACAGATGAATAtgaagaaaccaaaaaagaaactCTGGAGCAACTAAGTGAATTTAATGATTCACTGAAGAAAATTATGTCTGGAAATATGACTTTGGTCGACGAACTAAGTGGAATGCAACTG GCTATCCAGGCAGCTATCAGCCAGGCCTTTAAAACCCCAGAGGTCATCAGGTTATTTGCAAAGAAACAACCAGGTCAGCTTCGGACAAGGTTAGCAGAG ATGGATAGAGATCTCATGGTAGGAAAGCTGGCAAGAGACCTGTATACTCAACAGAAAGTGGAGATACTTACAGCTCTCAGGAAACTTGGAGAGAAG ctGACTGCAGACGATGAGAACTTCTTGTCAGCAAACGCAGGTGCTATTCTCAGCCAATTTGAGAAAGTCTCTACAGACCTTG GCTCTGGCGACAAAGTTCTTGCTCTGGCAAGTTTTGAGGTTGAAAAAACGAAAAAATGA